A section of the Desulfomonile tiedjei genome encodes:
- a CDS encoding sigma-70 family RNA polymerase sigma factor, whose amino-acid sequence MNDADLVDSFRRGEAEAFSELVRRHSKPLTMMILRIVRDEEEAKDLSQIAFLKAYEGLPRFARASSFKTWLYSIAMNTVRDHLRKRRPPMVPEALEKLSDPTESAPERLDKERQTMRLRSAMEELPEKQRFTVQLRIYEGLDYREIAEILGGTTGGARGNFFQAVKSLREKLGSRK is encoded by the coding sequence ATGAATGACGCGGATTTGGTAGACTCGTTTCGGAGAGGTGAGGCGGAAGCGTTTTCGGAACTTGTGAGAAGGCACTCGAAGCCGCTGACTATGATGATCCTCAGAATTGTCAGGGATGAGGAAGAGGCTAAGGACCTCTCTCAAATAGCTTTTCTGAAGGCTTACGAGGGTCTTCCGAGATTCGCGCGAGCTTCTTCCTTCAAGACATGGCTTTATAGCATTGCCATGAACACGGTAAGAGATCATCTCCGAAAGAGAAGACCGCCGATGGTTCCGGAGGCTTTGGAGAAGTTGTCCGATCCAACGGAATCGGCCCCTGAAAGACTGGATAAGGAGCGCCAAACGATGCGGCTGCGCTCTGCTATGGAAGAGCTTCCCGAAAAACAACGCTTTACGGTTCAGCTCAGGATCTATGAAGGTCTCGATTACCGAGAAATTGCGGAAATTCTGGGCGGCACCACAGGGGGCGCTCGCGGAAACTTCTTTCAAGCAGTGAAGTCGCTCAGAGAAAAGCTCGGATCAAGAAAATGA
- a CDS encoding RNA polymerase factor sigma-32, whose protein sequence is MNYPIETDGLKIYLSQIERYPVLSREEETELALRYRDRGDKQAGQILITSNLRFVIKVALGYRNYGVRLMDLIQEGNIGLMKAVQRFDPDKGFRLISYAIWWIKAYIQNYIIRSWSLVKIGTTQAQRKLFYRVGDLPEPRDPENHLDNVAKLADRIHVTEDEVIDMAARLKAHDLSLDDFIGDRSRDSFADTLRDNRPDQEVILAELEEQLDLKLWADRALETLNPREKYIVEKRILSEDPVTLKELGKHFGITRERARQIERAALDKLRGNYIRSQPAAA, encoded by the coding sequence ATGAATTATCCCATCGAGACCGACGGTCTTAAGATATACCTTTCTCAAATTGAGCGCTACCCGGTGTTAAGTCGTGAAGAGGAAACGGAGTTGGCACTTCGTTACAGAGACCGGGGGGACAAACAAGCCGGACAGATATTGATAACCTCGAACCTGAGGTTTGTGATCAAGGTCGCACTTGGATACCGCAATTACGGCGTGAGGCTTATGGACCTGATACAAGAAGGGAACATAGGCCTAATGAAAGCCGTTCAGAGATTTGATCCTGACAAAGGCTTCCGTCTTATCTCCTATGCTATATGGTGGATCAAGGCTTACATTCAAAATTACATTATCCGCTCGTGGTCGTTGGTAAAAATCGGTACAACTCAGGCCCAGCGCAAACTTTTTTACAGAGTTGGGGACCTTCCCGAACCTCGCGACCCCGAAAATCATCTTGACAATGTGGCAAAACTTGCCGACAGAATCCACGTTACCGAGGACGAGGTAATCGATATGGCGGCGCGGCTCAAGGCCCACGACCTTTCATTGGATGATTTCATCGGTGACAGGTCACGGGACTCTTTCGCGGACACACTGAGGGATAATAGGCCTGACCAGGAAGTGATTCTAGCCGAATTGGAGGAGCAACTGGATCTAAAACTGTGGGCTGACCGTGCGCTGGAGACGCTCAACCCTCGAGAGAAGTACATAGTCGAGAAGCGCATCTTGTCGGAAGATCCTGTGACACTGAAGGAACTGGGAAAGCACTTCGGCATTACAAGGGAACGGGCCCGGCAGATAGAGAGGGCGGCCCTGGATAAACTGCGGGGCAATTATATTAGATCTCAGCCGGCCGCAGCTTGA